One Bombyx mori chromosome 28, ASM3026992v2 DNA segment encodes these proteins:
- the LOC101735629 gene encoding alpha-N-acetylgalactosaminidase isoform X1: MPDCNNIVRAMFFISLFGYARVLENGLVRTPPMGWMSWGYYMCGADCEQNPDKCLDEKLILSVADTFYNEGYQEAGFEYIIIDDCWSEHHRDRDGRLVPDSLRFPNGMKYISDYIHSRNLKFGMYTNVADVTCMRYQGSKGHFKVDADTFAQWGVDYIKVDGCFVGEQYLNNAYIHFGGYLNKTNRPMVYSCSWPYYIEFIHNKKPDYPTISKHCNLWRNYHDVVTSWSAVKNIIQHYEDEYSGLEKYHGPGHWNDPDMLIFGTDSLTEAQSKIHISVYAMLSAPLLLSCDMTRVKGYEKNLLLNLDLMAIARDPLGIMARPYRIDYITLWVKPRMPRKGDIYPSYSLALVNVSGQKRTITVRPSNYGLNCTDGYSVMDIFSKRFLKNITFEDSIDVTVPSEDVILYTLFPL, encoded by the exons ATGCCGGATTGCAATAACATTGTTCGCGCGATGTTTTTCATTTCGTTGTTCGGTTACGCAAGGGTTTTGGAGAACGGACTAGTACGTACGCCTCCCATGGGGTGGATGTCGTGGGGGTATTACATGTGCGGCGCGGATTGCGAACAAAATCCGGACAAATGCTTAGA TGAGAAATTAATTTTGTCAGTGGCAGACACATTTTACAATGAAGGTTACCAGGAAGCAGGTTTTGAATATATCATTATCGATGACTGCTGGTCCGAACATCACAGAGACAGAGACGGAAGACTTGTGCCTGATAGTCTGAGATTTCCTAATGGCATGAAGTACATTTCTGACTAT ATACATTCGCGTAATCTCAAATTCGGTATGTACACAAATGTAGCTGATGTCACTTGTATGAGATATCAAGGCTCAAAAGGACATTTTAAAGTCGACGCTGACACTTTTGCTCAATGGGGTGTCGATTATATCAAAGTGGATGGGTGTTTTGTGGGAGAACAGTACTTAAATAATG cataCATACATTTTGGTGGGTATTTAAACAAAACCAATAGACCTATGGTATATTCATGTAGCTGGCCCTATTACATAGAGTTTATACACAATAAGAAG cCGGATTACCCTACTATATCAAAACACTGTAATCTATGGCGGAATTACCATGATGTCGTGACATCTTGGAGCGCGGTCAAAAACATTATCCAGCACTACGAAGATGAATATTCTGGTTTGGAAAAGTACCACGGACCCGGTCATTGGAATGACCCGGATATG CTAATTTTCGGTACCGATTCCCTGACAGAAGCACAAAGCAAAATTCATATAAGTGTTTACGCAATGCTCTCGGCGCCTTTGCTCTTGAGTTGCGACATGACCCGAGTGAAGGGATACGAAAAGAACCTGCTCTTGAATTTGGACCTCATGGCGATCGCTCGGGATCCGTTGGGGATCATGGCTCGACCTTATAGG ATTGATTACATAACTTTATGGGTGAAACCAAGGATGCCGAGGAAGGGCGATATATACCCGTCCTATTCGCTCGCCCTGGTCAATGTCAGCGGTCAGAAACGTACAATAACCGTGAGGCCTTCGAACTACGGCCTCAATTGTACTGACGGGTACAGTGTGATG GACATTTTTAGTAAgagatttttgaaaaatataactTTTGAAGATAGCATTGACGTGACCGTTCCTTCTGAAG ATGTCATATTATATACTTTGTTCCCGTTGTGA
- the LOC101735629 gene encoding alpha-galactosidase A isoform X2: MPDCNNIVRAMFFISLFGYARVLENGLVRTPPMGWMSWGYYMCGADCEQNPDKCLDEKLILSVADTFYNEGYQEAGFEYIIIDDCWSEHHRDRDGRLVPDSLRFPNGMKYISDYIHSRNLKFGMYTNVADVTCMRYQGSKGHFKVDADTFAQWGVDYIKVDGCFVGEQYLNNAYIHFGGYLNKTNRPMVYSCSWPYYIEFIHNKKPDYPTISKHCNLWRNYHDVVTSWSAVKNIIQHYEDEYSGLEKYHGPGHWNDPDMIDYITLWVKPRMPRKGDIYPSYSLALVNVSGQKRTITVRPSNYGLNCTDGYSVMDIFSKRFLKNITFEDSIDVTVPSEDVILYTLFPL, from the exons ATGCCGGATTGCAATAACATTGTTCGCGCGATGTTTTTCATTTCGTTGTTCGGTTACGCAAGGGTTTTGGAGAACGGACTAGTACGTACGCCTCCCATGGGGTGGATGTCGTGGGGGTATTACATGTGCGGCGCGGATTGCGAACAAAATCCGGACAAATGCTTAGA TGAGAAATTAATTTTGTCAGTGGCAGACACATTTTACAATGAAGGTTACCAGGAAGCAGGTTTTGAATATATCATTATCGATGACTGCTGGTCCGAACATCACAGAGACAGAGACGGAAGACTTGTGCCTGATAGTCTGAGATTTCCTAATGGCATGAAGTACATTTCTGACTAT ATACATTCGCGTAATCTCAAATTCGGTATGTACACAAATGTAGCTGATGTCACTTGTATGAGATATCAAGGCTCAAAAGGACATTTTAAAGTCGACGCTGACACTTTTGCTCAATGGGGTGTCGATTATATCAAAGTGGATGGGTGTTTTGTGGGAGAACAGTACTTAAATAATG cataCATACATTTTGGTGGGTATTTAAACAAAACCAATAGACCTATGGTATATTCATGTAGCTGGCCCTATTACATAGAGTTTATACACAATAAGAAG cCGGATTACCCTACTATATCAAAACACTGTAATCTATGGCGGAATTACCATGATGTCGTGACATCTTGGAGCGCGGTCAAAAACATTATCCAGCACTACGAAGATGAATATTCTGGTTTGGAAAAGTACCACGGACCCGGTCATTGGAATGACCCGGATATG ATTGATTACATAACTTTATGGGTGAAACCAAGGATGCCGAGGAAGGGCGATATATACCCGTCCTATTCGCTCGCCCTGGTCAATGTCAGCGGTCAGAAACGTACAATAACCGTGAGGCCTTCGAACTACGGCCTCAATTGTACTGACGGGTACAGTGTGATG GACATTTTTAGTAAgagatttttgaaaaatataactTTTGAAGATAGCATTGACGTGACCGTTCCTTCTGAAG ATGTCATATTATATACTTTGTTCCCGTTGTGA